The segment ATTGAACACTTCTTAAAATAGTTCTTTCTTGTCTCTCGTCCTTCCCTCTTTTCCAGTTCCTCTCTCAGTCTCGCACCTCTCTCTCGTTATCTCTGAATAAAACGCGAAGCTAGAGACGAGAGGCGCTAAGACCACGAATTACACCTTCCCTCCTTCcaggatgtcctgggttcagctctcgtcttgtttgtttgtttgtttctccatgtggaatctgtttacaggtcttGTCGTGATAATGTTACTTGACATCCGGAATCGAGTATTTGGCAGCTAATTCTTGTTTTCAGCCAATTATAAgcgtttgttgtattttttttttttgcttgtttgttttgggtttttttttcactctacGTGTTCAAGTGAAATGTAAAGAGATCAGCTCATCCAAGGTCCCTTTTGCTGTGGTAATAATGTGATGTCCACAGGCTGGCAAACAAGAACAGCTGCTATATGATAAGTTTGATGCAATTCTTCTTTAAAAGGTcgtcttttatttaaaaaaaaaataataaaaaaactcgTTACTTGAAAGAGTAGCCTCATGGGTCGATTTTCCTGTAAGGTCGATGACCTGTGCTAGTAAATCACGCTGTAGGGTTTCGCTTTCCATCAGGGCCTACTCCcctacattttcttctcataaTAACTTCCATTGCTCTTTAGGTTAGTATATCCATCAAGCGTGAAATAATTATGTAAATCATCGTTTTATATAGACTtcctctttaaaagaaaaaaaaaatccctcccctgtttttctttcagccCATCTTCTTCTAGCGCTATAAAATAATACTGTTACAACAGTTTTCAGAAAATtccacattgaaaaaaattacatcaggatatatttatatcttaatGTCTTGaatactaaatttttttttttatttattcagcttaTCAGAAAATTGTTCTTAATATTTCATCCAAATCGGCTTAAAAAGCGGTAAAAAAAggcagttaattttttttttcctagacATGCAAAACTTTGCACCGATGAATACGATTGTCAGAATAAATCTTCTCACCCTACTTTTAGAGTGCAGACTAAGACACTGGCAAAACTGATGCAGACTCACGGGAACATTTATAGTTTGAGAGAAATCGAGAAATGTGCATTGTTTGGTAAAGAGAAGACAACATCAAAAGGGAACTCAGTCTTTGGATGATTGCTTCCCTTGAATCAATAATAGTGCAAATGTGCGAttccatcaaaaacaaaatttgtacgATCTCTGCTCCATTCGTGGATTctaaattgaatttttttttgtacgtCGACCCTACCAGTAATACACTTTTCTAATGAACTGCTAAGATTGCAGATTATTTATCtgagtaatgaaaaaaaatcacacgaaTAATGCCATCTCGTATTAAACAATTCAAATCAGCCAGATAAAAAGtctaaaatgcaaaatttgcttGAGATTTTTTCCGTGTCTTTTCATTACCAAGATTACAGCAAACAAATGTGTCTGCACTGACCAGGAAACTAAATCCCATTTTTCCTGAAAGGCTGTAGTTCAACTTTTACATTTCTATTCACTTTTGTCATCCAActcataaaaatttcaatccTGTTAAAACCTTAGCATAAAATGACTGCCTCATGAACactaaaatacaaatactttaTTAAATGAGCAGGGGAGGAAACCAAAAGAATTATTTCAAATCCACAACATTAAGGGGCAAAGATGTATCCATATGCAAATCTCattcattatatataataattcaGTTGACATTATGTTGCAAAGGTGAAGGTAGTCTTCTGCACAGACAAAAAGgatgtaaaaataaagagtCTATCAATGATTACACAGCATATTATCAATAGCAAAATGCATGctccacaaaataaaactgcactTTCTAACACAGAAGACTAGGGGTCATCAAATGAAAGTCATCCgaagaacacatttttttataaattcttttcatGATGGCAAGCCACTTTCAAGCAAAACCAAACTGCTTTGGTATGATCATGTGCATTAATGCATTAATATGTCCTGGACTGTCATAAAAAGAGGTGATAAAGCAAAACCAAGGACATACAAATTTGAGGTAGAATATGAATGTTAATATGCACCACTGTGCAAGGTGAAGATAAttaaatctttccttctctctaaCTCAGATAAATGAATTGTTCAATTGAACAGTAACTTTGCAGCTGTTCACATCTGCAGATGCAAACTGTGTAGGAAGAATTAATGTCATAAAAGTATAACAATATAAATCcttcattgacatttttttttcagaaaatagtTCTTTACCGTGTACAAAGGAAACCGCTTCTATTGCTTAAAAAAtactaactgaaaaaaaaatcttaaattatgTGCATTATTATGCAACCAGAATCCTTAATCATCAGAATGATGCTTCTGTGATGATGAACACTTGTCAATGAACTTAAAACATGGCTAAAGAGGCTAGTCAGTTGTGTAaggtatgtaaaaaaaaatttaaaaacaacactttTGTACTCTTTTCTGCTACTTTTGCTCTGACAACACAAAAGTCATACATACAAAACAACTATTCAAAAGTCAAACTATTCAAGAGCTGGCAATACTCTGGAAGAAAAAGGTTTAATATGATATGAGACAGATGTTTTAATATTGCAGCATCaggaagaaatgtaaaaattttaaagacataaattataaaaaatataatgaaagtGTAAAACTTTAAACACTAGTTTTGATTGATACTTCCACTattcataaatgtatattagCCTTACTGCTATCACTAATGTAAATAATCCTTCTTAAATCTTTTGTCTGTGGATTCTAGCACACTGATGTAACAAAATATGAATACCATTGTAAAAATGGTAGTCTTTAGTTGTAAAGTTATTTAGAGCCATAATCAAGCTGTAATCAGCTTAACATTTCGCTTCTGTGGTTATGCAGGTGTGGGCCTTACTCTTAATTGTACACGTACATAAAATTACCCAAATATACTCTTGAACAACTGCTAGGGTATCAGAAAACATGAAGTAAGCATAAAACATTGAACACTTTCATAAATTCTTACTTTGAAACCAGTTTACATGTAACAGATGGAAAAAGGACTAATGATGACAAATTTAACAGCCCACAAGCTGAAGTTCAAGCGTTTATCAGCAGATTATGCATCCTTAGCCTAAAGTATTTGTTATCTATAATTAACAGACAAAGTTATACTTTTAAAGTACTTTTagtttaaacatgttttaaccAATGcctgaaaataaactttagtgAGTGCTGACACTCTGGTGACTGCACACTTGACTCAGACTAGGAATAGTACTGATAGTGGTAAGGAAGCAAAGCAAAAGTCCtaattcattaaatatatacaatTGTAGAATACATAACATTGGATATATTTAATGTCGACACACATAAACTATGTAAAAGACATGTATCACTTCACACAATCTTTTTATATCAAAGTCTATGGCCAGGCACACAGCTGTGTTAGCTGGATGCTAAGCCTCGTAGTCAATTAAAATTCTTATAAAATGGAAATAGCACCAGTTCAACTGttctaaacatgaaaaaaaggtgTGTAATCAACAAAGTCCATAAATGTGGCAAAATGACTGTCCAAAAGGAGAGGAGTGGGCTAACAGCTTCTCTGATCAACTTCTTTTGTTCAATCACAGCACACTAAGTAACCACATTTTCAAACTGCACACAATGttcaaacaaaacacagcattTGCTACAGATTCTTCTTCACATATTCTCCTATTGCAGTAACTGCCTCTATACCTTCCTGGAAATTGAGGGCATTTGCAGAACCTAACATAATAAAACCATGGTGCATTCTTCTGTAATACTTCAGCTCAGTGGGAACTCCAGCCTTTCGCAGTCTCTCAGCATAAAGGAGTATTTCATCACGCAGTACATCGTTCTCAGCAACAACAATGTAAGCAGGTGGCACCTTGGAAAGGTCAGGAGCCATCAGGGGACTTATAAAGGGATCAGTCAATGCAGCTTCAATTCGGTCTGAAAGGGCCTGATTGCCAAAGTTATCCCCCAAGGGCTTGAAATCTGTGCGTTGAAATTCTTTGGgcaaattttcatgttttaaatagCTGGCATATTCTGACTTTTTCAGCAATGGTGATGTATGATTGTTGGCTGCAAACTCTGAAATCAGTGCTGCATCTGAAAGACCCAGGTAGTTCATCCACATTTTGACCATCAACTTCATGGGCAGAATGCCTGTCTTAGAATATGTCTGATAGGAATATGTATTGAAGTCAAGAGCCTGCATAACAGGATAGATCAACACCTGAAGCTTGACTGGTGGAGTCTGGTCAGGATCTTCCTGAGATAATCGTAAAGCCACTGCTGCAGCTAAGTTGCCTCCTGCACTATCacctgaaaaaatatattacaacacACCATGTGAGTTACACAGGATTTTTGCTCCTCAAAAAATGTGTACTAACTTTTGATGTGATGCATTCTGACAAATATTAGTGGAAAACTTTCTGTTTTAAGGGGATAAGGTCTGTGTCCATACAACGCTCTTCGTTAAGATGGTAAATTGAACATTTGGTtcaacaaataattaaacaacTGCACAGGTATGGAATTATCTGGATTTTACCATCCCTAACCAGATTACATCTATTTAGAAGAAACACCACAGCACAACAGGTTTGAAGTTTAAGCAAGAATAAGACataatttatatcttttaaCTGCACttcattatatttgtttcaATCATGTTTTAATTAGAATAATTTGAACACAAATCTAATGGACTCGACATTCTCTGGCTACTATcttaaactaaacaaaataaacttcaacAGTATTATAAAAAATAGTAGCAAACCAAAGAGTGCTAACTTCCTTAAATAAGCAGCTTAAACAATGTCAGCTTTACCTGCAACAGCAACACGCTTTGGATTTATGCCATACTTTTCCCCATTATGCAGAACATGAGCTGTGGCCCTTAAGCAGTCATCAAAAGGTCTTGGGTAGGGATGTTCAGGAGCCAATTTGTACCTAATAACCAGGAAGACAATATATTGTTGTTGAgtgttttttcaaaatagtgCATAAAAGACCAACTTAAGACTTGTCCTTAGTAACACATGAGCTATGATTATGCACATTAGCAATCCCATTTTATTTAAGTAATAGTTATATAGAATATTCCTCTTCAACAATCAAGAGGGAGCTCTTTCCTACACAGTGGGTGCACATTAGAGATGCCCTCTGTCCAAGTCACAGACCCTCTCTGCCAGTATGAATGCATACAACAGGGGTGGGGAACATCTGAACCACCAAGGCAACTGCAGATTTCTGTAAatcttttttcatagcaacataaatttatattaagtggATTTTAATAACGTAAACTTTGAGCGACAAGCAAGGAAAGTCCATTAGGAAATAGGGCACATTCAAGCACATGACGGAACAGACACTGTATGCTTCTCATTGGCTGCCTACAGCCTATGCAAATAAgtttggagaattatgcattTATAGACAACTCCCAGTTTGATGTTGGCTGTTGATATGTGCAGTTTTCTTTGACCATGTTTGctcatgcaataaaaaaattgattgttGACATTTCTTTGTACCTAAGTGAACAGTTCAGGCTTCCAAATGTCCAAATTTGACTGGTACAAATTTGTTTGGGCTCAtgaatgtatgcatgcatatctgtgtgtgtagcatgtgtgtagCCATTTACAAAATACCCTGAACACCTCCATAAGTAGAATGAATGTGGGTACTAAGTAACCAGGtttaatattatcattaatttaACTATACAAGCACAACTGAAATTTGTGCAATAGGACAAAAAGATTTTGCTACTATATGTTGTCTAGCTACAATTTAAGAACTACAATATATTATATAAGATACCCGTTCTTGTATATCTTTAGGCATAATGTCTAGACACAAAAATACCGCTCCAGCAACTGAACTGCAAACATGAGTATTTGACAATCAACTCACATAAACCACTCTTGATGCTGGTTTGAAAAGAGGGCAATATAGTGAGCGCCCTTATCTTTCAGCTGCTGAGTAGgggaatgaggtgttagagatcttGGGACCAGCTTTCTACATTTACCACGGTGCCCAACTTTTCTCTCGATGTCTCCAGTCTTACTCTacataaagtacatttttaaatagaCTGGTCAAATAAGGGGAGTAAGCTCACTAAATACATCATATGGATGAAAAGCAAAATGATTCATTGCTTAGAACCAGAGCGGTGGTATGAAGTACATACAATGTGTTCCAATATTTACTTCTATTGACCTAAATTAAAGACAACCATCCTTGAAACACCATTTTAAGAGCATTCTTTAAACATTTAGGTGTTGTGATTTGCATGAAATacagctttgttttcttctactagATTTAAAACTGTATGGAACAGAAGGCTCCTGTCATGAAAGTAGGTTATGAggctgaaattaaaaaacaaatatgtacacaacatatacaaatacaaagtGCCAAACAATTAAGTATTTAATTGGATTATATATTAGACCAAATATTACAtactattttcttgttatttttgcCTGTTGAAGtagaaatttttgtaaaattgaCTAACAGCAGCCATCTCAAATATAGCTCCACTGACTCACtgcctactttcaaatataGCAAAGTACCTGATAGTAGACTATTTTAGCTAAAGAATTCCTAAAAGTACTAACggtttcttcccttatttattcatttatttatgcatagTACAATGTGTTTTGTGCCACTACACTGTTTGCATTACAGTGTGCAAAATAGGCACTTGATGTGAAGAAGTTTGCttctaaaaacacaaaatgctaGGAAAGAATTAAGCCAGCTTGTGTGCATCCTTCTGGTTTCA is part of the Pomacea canaliculata isolate SZHN2017 linkage group LG13, ASM307304v1, whole genome shotgun sequence genome and harbors:
- the LOC112554313 gene encoding neutral cholesterol ester hydrolase 1-like; the encoded protein is MWLCNTSVCLIAGGVITLAFAYYFYTPLPEFAAEPWLLRSYIFAFNTANYASVILSSVTSMTQVEALRFILDLAYYDAGSQNDPDVQVSTDNFDGVPVKIFRPKAARSSSPAVVYFHGGGWMILSTDTYSEVTHLIAKTSNTIIVSVEYKLAPEHPYPRPFDDCLRATAHVLHNGEKYGINPKRVAVAGDSAGGNLAAAVALRLSQEDPDQTPPVKLQVLIYPVMQALDFNTYSYQTYSKTGILPMKLMVKMWMNYLGLSDAALISEFAANNHTSPLLKKSEYASYLKHENLPKEFQRTDFKPLGDNFGNQALSDRIEAALTDPFISPLMAPDLSKVPPAYIVVAENDVLRDEILLYAERLRKAGVPTELKYYRRMHHGFIMLGSANALNFQEGIEAVTAIGEYVKKNL